Genomic DNA from Erythrobacter aureus:
TGCCATCCGCGCCAACCGCATCGCCGGGCACGCCGCGCGCAACATGCCGGCCGGAAGGCGTGACGCCATCGCCGCGCGCCGCAATTCGCTGAATGATCTCGGTTTCGCTCACAGGAATGCCGCCATGGCCGGTTTGACCGCACGGGCGAGATCGCCGGCCGAAAAAGCGGGCGATGCCAACCGCGCGGCTTCATGATGCAGCCATACGGCCTCATCGCAAGAACGGGCCGGGTCGCCATGGGTTGCGAGGCGCGAGGCGGCGATCCCGGCGAGTACGTCGCCCGTACCTGCGGTCGATAGCCAGCTCGAACCGAGGGGGAAGAACGATGTCATGACGTCACTTTGCAGAACGGTGTCCGGTCCCTTGGCCAGCACGGTCAGGCCCGTGGCCTCGTGCAATGCGCGCGTGCGCTCGAGCTTCTGCTCGGCGCCGATGCCGAAGGTTGCGCATAGCTGGGCGAGCTCGCCTTCGTGCGGAGTGACGCACAGTTTTGCCGGGTCGGCGCGGTCGAGCATCGTCTGGTCGATCAGATGCAGCGCATCGGCGTCGAGGACGGTCGGCACCTTTCGCGCCAGTACGCGCTCGAGCCGATCGCGCGCGGAATCGTCGCGGCCAAGGCCCGGACCGACGAGGAAAGCGGAAATCCGGTCGTCGGCGATCCGTTCGGCGAAGCGGCCCTGCTCTATAACCAGTTCGGCGGGCGCATCGGGGTGCGAATGCTCGCTGAGCAGTTTGACGTAGCCCGCCCCGGCGCGCATTGCCCCCTCCGCCGCCAGTAGCGGCGCACCGGGCATGGCGCCCGCAACGATGGCGAGCAGTCCGCGGCGGTATTTGTGAGCGTCGGGGTCGGGGGCGGAGAAATGCGGCCGCGCGGATAAACATGCAGGCATATCCGCGAGTTCGAGGCCGATCCGGACAAGCCGTCTGGCCCCCATCGATCCCATGGCGGGCATCAGGAAATGCGCCCGTTTCCACGCGCCGAGGGCCAGCGTCAAATCGTATTGCACAAACGGTCCCAACACCTCGCCGCTGTCGCTATGCACCGCGCTCGGCACGTCGATTGCTATTTTATAGCAATTGCTTGTGGATAGAGTTTCAAGCAGTTTGGCAAATGCCCCACCTACCTCGCGATCGAGGCCGTAGCCGAACAGGCAGTCGACAATGACCGGGTTCCGCAGCCAATTGTCGCTCGCAACTTCGCCCGAAAACTGCGCCCGAGCATGCAGCGCAGTCTCGCTTTTCGGTTCCACCGGTGCAACGACCTGAACGTCATACCCCTTCCGGCGGAGAGCATGGGCAATCACATAACCATCGCCGCCGTTGTTACCCGGTCCGCAGAGCACCGTTACCGACCTGCCCGCTGCCACGCGCATGACCCATTGCGCCGCGCCCTCGCCCGCTCGCCGCATCAGTTCCCATTCGCTGGTTCCGGCGGCCATGGCCGCCTGTTCGGCAGCGCGCATCTGGTCGACGGTGAGAACGGGATCACTCATCGCCGAGCGTTTCCCAGCGATAGCGATCGATGCCGATGGTCAGCGTGACCGTGGAGCCTTCGCGCACGCTTTCGGCTTCCTGAGACCCGTCGAACTCAACGAGACCCCCAGGCGTATCGGCAGGGGCGAGCTTGCGGAAACCGCCGTCGGGGTGCCGCATGACGAAATAGGTTTCGCCACCGTGGCCGATTTCGACCAGACGGCACTCGCTGGCAAAATCGCTCGCGCCCCGCAGCGCACAGCGGACAGGCGTGCCGCCCTCGGATGCGATATCGGGCGCGCCCTCGCATGCGGCCAGGACAGACAGGGCCAGAAGAGGCGTCAGGAGGAAACGTTGCGCAATCACCATCCCACGGCGCTGCCACGCGCGGCGCGCGGGGGCAAGCCTCAGCGGCGTCTGACTTGCGATACGTCGCGGATGGCGCCCCGCGCGGCGGAGGTGGTCATCGCCGCATAGGCTTCGAGCGCGGGCGAGACGCGGCGTTCACGCGGGGACGCCGGGGCAAAACCCTTCGCCTCCTGCGCCGCGCGCCTTTCGGCGAGCACGTCATCCGAGACGGCAAGATGGATCGTGCGCTCGGGAATCGAAATGTCGATCCTGTCGCCTTCCTCTACCAAGGCGATCGCGCCACCCTGCGCCGCCTCGGGCGAGACGTGACCGATCGACAGGCCCGAGGTGCCACCCGAAAAGCGCCCGTCGGTGAGCAATGCGCATGCCGCGCCGAGCCCCTTCGATTTGAGATAGCTGGTCGGATAGAGCATTTCCTGCATGCCGGGGCCGCCGCGCGGACCTTCGTAACGGATCACCACGACATCGCCCTCGACCACCTGGCCGGCGAGGATTGCGGTCACCGCATCGTCCTGGCTCTCATAGACCCTGGCGGGACCGGAGAAGGTCAGGATACTCTCGTCCACACCTGCCGTCTTCACGATGCAGCCGTCGCGCGCGATATTGCCGTAGAGCACGGCGAGCCCGCCATCCTGGCTGAACGCGTGTTCGGCGCTGCGGATCACCCCGTTCTCGCGGTCGAGGTCGAGGCTGTCCCAGCGGGCAGACTGGCTGAAGGCGGTCTGCGTCGGCACCCCGCCCGGCGCTGCGGAGTAGAATTCGCGTACCTTGCTGTTCCGTGTACGCCCGATGTCCCAATCGTCGAGCGCGTCGCCCATGGTCGGGCTGTGTACCGTTGGCAGCGCGGTGTGGAGCAGGCCCGCCTTTTCCAGCTCGCCGAGGATCGACATGATCCCGCCGGCGCGGTGGACATCTTCCATGTGGACGTCGCTCTTGGCCGGGGCGACCTTGCTGAGGCACGGAACCTTGCGCGAAAGCCGGTCGATATCCTGCATGGTGAAATCCACCCCCGCCTCATGCGCGGCGGCCAGCAGGTGCAGCACGGTGTTGGTCGAGCCGCCCATGGCGATGTCGAGGCTCATCGCATTCTCGAACGCCTCGAAACTGGCGATGGAGCGCGGCAGAACACTGGTGTCATCCTCCTCGTAATAGCGTTTGGCCAGCGTCACCACGAGGCGCCCTGCCCGTTCGAAGAGGCTCTTGCGATCGGCATGGGTGGCCAGCGTCGAGCCATTCCCCGGCAGCGACAGGCCCAACGCCTCGGTCAGGCAGTTCATCGAATTGGCGGTGAACATGCCGCTGCACGATCCGCAGGTCGGGCAGGCGTTCTGCTCGATCGCGGTGACTTCGTCGTCGGTGTAACTCTCGTCTGCAGCGGCGACCATGGCATCGACGAGGTCGAGCGCCACTTCCTTGCCCTTCACCACGACCTTGCCCGCCTCCATCGGTCCGCCCGAAACGAACACGGCAGGCACGTTCAGCCGCATCGCCGCCATCAACATGCCCGGCGTGATCTTGTCGCAGTTGGAAATGCACACCATCGCATCGGCGCAGTGAGCGTTGACCATATATTCGACGCTGTCGGCGATCAGGTCGCGGCTGGGGAGCGAATAGAGCATCCCGTCATGGCCCATGGCGATCCCGTCATCGACCGCGATGGTGTTGAATTCCTTCGCCACGCCGCCCGCCGCCTCGATCTCGCGCGCGACGAGCTGGCCGAGGTCCTTGAGATGGACATGTCCCGGCACGAACTGGGTGAAGCTGTTGACCACGGCGATGATCGGCTTGCCGAAATCGCCATCCTTCATCCCCGTCGCGCGCCACAATCCGCGCGCGCCGGCCATGTTGCGGCCATGGGTGGTGGTACGGGAACGATAGGCGGGCATGGCAGGTCTCTCTTAACTTCGGCAGAAGTCTAGCAGAGAGACAGCCGCACGCTAACGGAAGTTTGCTGCAAGCCGGGCCAAGCCTGGCTTTACACCTCGAGCGCGACGCGGCCCATGACATCGGCGAGCATCAAGGCCCAGCGCGCCTGCCCGGCCTCGGTCTCGATCTGGTCCTGGCGGATCTCGACGGTGCAGTAGGGAATGCCGTTGCCTTCCGCATGCCGATCCATCGTCGCGTTCAATTGCTTGCCCGAATAAGGCTGGTTGTCGCCGACCGTCAGCCCCTGCTCGCCGAACAGCCGGATCGCATGGCGTGCGGCGGTATCGTCGCGATTATACAGCAGGGCGACTTCCCACGGACGCTCCTCGTCGCTGGTATCGAGGCTGGGTGTGAAGCTGTGCAACGCCACCAGCATCTTGGGCTTGGCCTCGGCAATCAGCTTGGCCAGCGCGTTGTGATAGGGCCTGTGATAGCGTTCGAGACGGGCCTCGACATCGGCGCCGATATTGCCGGGGATCAGCTTGCCATCGCTTTCGGTCGGGACCACGGCGGGCTCGTCCTCGCGCCGGTGAAAATCGCACACCAACCGGCTGACGCAGGCGATATGGGCGGGTATATTGTGGCGCCGGGCCAGTCGCTCGGCGATGCCCTCCACGCCGATATCGAGGGCGATATGCTGGTCCATCAGCCTGCTGTCGATGCCGAGTTCGATACCCTCGGGCACGAAGTTCGAAGCGTGGTCCACTATGCACAGCAGCCCTCCCGGACGCAGGTCTTCGGTGCCGACCTGGCGATAGGGAAGGTTGTCGATCATCATCGCAGGAACCCTTTCATCCGCCACCAGCCCGGGTGGCGCTCTTCGATTTGCTGGGCAGCCACGTCGCGAGCGGACGCGCTGTCGTAGAGCGCGAAACACGTCGCCCCCGAACCGGACATACGGGCGAGAAAGGGTGAAGTTCCGCGCAGCGCTTCCAGAACGCCCGCGATCTGGGGGCAGAGCGAAAGGGCGGGCGCCTCGAGATCGTTGCGCCCTTCGAGCGCGATCGTGCGGGCATCTCCTTTTGGCAGGGCGCCGCGATCTTCACCGTCCCAATGTCTGAACACCGGCCCGGTGGAGAGAGGAACGCGCGGATTGACGAGAAGGACGGGGGTGCCCGCAAGGCTGTCGTCGGCGGGCTCGAGTTCCGTCCCCGTCCCGCGCCCGATGCAGGTGCGGCTTTCGACGCAGGCGGGGACATCCGCGCCGAGCGCAGTGGCCCGCTCGAGCCAGTCGCCGGGCAGGCCGTAGCGATCCTTGACGATGCGGAACACCGCGCCGGCATCGGCCGATCCCCCGCCCAGCCCCGCCGCGACGGGCAGGTTCTTTTCCAGCGTGACCGCGAGGCCATCGGCGCGCGGAAGCTTGCCCAACGCCTTGGCGACGAGATTGTCGAACGGATCGTCAAGCCCGCCAGCGAATTCGCCAAGAACCTGCACGCGGTCCTGCGCGGCGCTTTCCGCTGTCAGCACATCGCCCGCATCGACGAAAGCGAACAGCGTCTCAAGCTCGTGATAGCCATCCTCGCGCCGCCTGCGGACATGCAGCGCAAGGTTGATCTTGGCGTAAGCGGTTTCGCGCACAATTCCCTCAGGCAGTGGCTTGGATAGCAGAGCGGGGCCTGAAGAAATCGATGGCATCCAAGGTCTCTTCAACACTTTTGTCACTGGAAACCATCGCAATCGCGACATCTCCGCCTGTGAGCGCTCGATTCGCGCCAGAAAGCCAGCCGCGCAGCCCGCGTCCAGGATATGAGCTGGGGTTACGCAGATGTAGGATGATGCTGGTGCTTCCCTTATAGCTCCAAGTCGAGACATTCACGATCTCTGACCAGGGTATGGTATCATCAGACCATTGGGCAGACCTGATACCCCGAGCATCGATCGTAAGAAGGGTATTATCATCAAACAACTGCTTAAGCAGCGCTATGAACACCGCTCCGAA
This window encodes:
- a CDS encoding NAD(P)H-hydrate dehydratase, which translates into the protein MSDPVLTVDQMRAAEQAAMAAGTSEWELMRRAGEGAAQWVMRVAAGRSVTVLCGPGNNGGDGYVIAHALRRKGYDVQVVAPVEPKSETALHARAQFSGEVASDNWLRNPVIVDCLFGYGLDREVGGAFAKLLETLSTSNCYKIAIDVPSAVHSDSGEVLGPFVQYDLTLALGAWKRAHFLMPAMGSMGARRLVRIGLELADMPACLSARPHFSAPDPDAHKYRRGLLAIVAGAMPGAPLLAAEGAMRAGAGYVKLLSEHSHPDAPAELVIEQGRFAERIADDRISAFLVGPGLGRDDSARDRLERVLARKVPTVLDADALHLIDQTMLDRADPAKLCVTPHEGELAQLCATFGIGAEQKLERTRALHEATGLTVLAKGPDTVLQSDVMTSFFPLGSSWLSTAGTGDVLAGIAASRLATHGDPARSCDEAVWLHHEAARLASPAFSAGDLARAVKPAMAAFL
- the ilvD gene encoding dihydroxy-acid dehydratase is translated as MPAYRSRTTTHGRNMAGARGLWRATGMKDGDFGKPIIAVVNSFTQFVPGHVHLKDLGQLVAREIEAAGGVAKEFNTIAVDDGIAMGHDGMLYSLPSRDLIADSVEYMVNAHCADAMVCISNCDKITPGMLMAAMRLNVPAVFVSGGPMEAGKVVVKGKEVALDLVDAMVAAADESYTDDEVTAIEQNACPTCGSCSGMFTANSMNCLTEALGLSLPGNGSTLATHADRKSLFERAGRLVVTLAKRYYEEDDTSVLPRSIASFEAFENAMSLDIAMGGSTNTVLHLLAAAHEAGVDFTMQDIDRLSRKVPCLSKVAPAKSDVHMEDVHRAGGIMSILGELEKAGLLHTALPTVHSPTMGDALDDWDIGRTRNSKVREFYSAAPGGVPTQTAFSQSARWDSLDLDRENGVIRSAEHAFSQDGGLAVLYGNIARDGCIVKTAGVDESILTFSGPARVYESQDDAVTAILAGQVVEGDVVVIRYEGPRGGPGMQEMLYPTSYLKSKGLGAACALLTDGRFSGGTSGLSIGHVSPEAAQGGAIALVEEGDRIDISIPERTIHLAVSDDVLAERRAAQEAKGFAPASPRERRVSPALEAYAAMTTSAARGAIRDVSQVRRR
- a CDS encoding N-formylglutamate amidohydrolase, which produces MIDNLPYRQVGTEDLRPGGLLCIVDHASNFVPEGIELGIDSRLMDQHIALDIGVEGIAERLARRHNIPAHIACVSRLVCDFHRREDEPAVVPTESDGKLIPGNIGADVEARLERYHRPYHNALAKLIAEAKPKMLVALHSFTPSLDTSDEERPWEVALLYNRDDTAARHAIRLFGEQGLTVGDNQPYSGKQLNATMDRHAEGNGIPYCTVEIRQDQIETEAGQARWALMLADVMGRVALEV
- a CDS encoding 4-(cytidine 5'-diphospho)-2-C-methyl-D-erythritol kinase — translated: MRETAYAKINLALHVRRRREDGYHELETLFAFVDAGDVLTAESAAQDRVQVLGEFAGGLDDPFDNLVAKALGKLPRADGLAVTLEKNLPVAAGLGGGSADAGAVFRIVKDRYGLPGDWLERATALGADVPACVESRTCIGRGTGTELEPADDSLAGTPVLLVNPRVPLSTGPVFRHWDGEDRGALPKGDARTIALEGRNDLEAPALSLCPQIAGVLEALRGTSPFLARMSGSGATCFALYDSASARDVAAQQIEERHPGWWRMKGFLR
- a CDS encoding STM3941 family protein: MERFTARSSRWRVLLLAGGALLFVVGGLWIAGVLGEAPTSRRYSADMREVIGWVSVLFFGAVFIALLKQLFDDNTLLTIDARGIRSAQWSDDTIPWSEIVNVSTWSYKGSTSIILHLRNPSSYPGRGLRGWLSGANRALTGGDVAIAMVSSDKSVEETLDAIDFFRPRSAIQATA